The Parus major isolate Abel chromosome 8, Parus_major1.1, whole genome shotgun sequence nucleotide sequence TGGACACTCATGTCCTACATGATTGAAGGCGGTGGCTCCACTACAATGGCCAAGGCCAAGAGCTGGCTCTACCGTCACCCTGAGGCAAGCCACCGGCTGCTACGGCTGCTGGCCGACGTCATCATTGACTACCTGGTGGGGCAggtggctgctggagcacaggttTGTCCTGGGGCAATGGAGACAAGGACAAGAAGGAATACAGGGACTGAGGGTCTGCTCTCCCAGTCCCATGGgaaagtggttgagtcaccatccctggaggtgtttgatAGACAAGTAGATGGGGCACCTGGGGACAAGCTTTAttggtggatttggcagtgctgggttaatggtcGAACTCAAtaatcttgaaggtcttttccagcctaaaggTTTCTGTGTCCCTGGCAGGCGCTTCAGCTGTTTGAGTCCCATGCAGGGCACCTGGGCCCAGAGCTGTTTCAGGACTTCGCCCTGCCTTACATCCGAGACATTGCCCAGGCTGTCAAAAGCAAGCTGAAGGAGGAGGCACTGCCCCTGGTGCCCATGGTGAGTCAGGGCTGCCCGGATTGACCCTGACATCTGAGGGCTGCTGGAGAGTGGTGCATTCCCTAGTACCTGCTTCCTTCAGTCCAGCCTGTGGAGAGGGGTGTGACTCACAGCAGTTGCTGcccatctcctccctccccagatCATCTTTGCCAAGGATGCGCACTACGCCCTGCGCGACCTGGCCCATGCAGGTTATGAGGTTGTTGGTCTCGACTGGACCATCCGGCCCCAGGAAGCTCGGTAAGAGTCTAACACAGGGCTCAGGTGTCTGGCCAAGATCCCAGGCCAGGTACTCTGACCTCCTTCTCTGGAAGGACATTGGTCTGGACATTGCTGCTTCAAAAGTGAGGATGGTTGGGCTACCATGCTACAGCTTCTaaaggctgtgctgaggggtCCTGGGTGTCCTGTGATAGGGGCTGCAGGCACCTGGCTGCCTTCAGCCCCTCTACCACATGCAGCAACTCACCTgcttcctccctgctgcagtgcacaGGTAGGAAAAGAAGTCACCCTGCAAGGGAACCTGGATCCGTGTGCTCTCTATGCACCCAAGGTGAGCCATGGCCATTGCCAGCAACTACTTCAAGCCTGTCTTAAAGGCTTTCTACCTCAGCTTCCCCACTGCTGCACTGGCTTATGTCCCAGCAGTCCCCCAGGCttgctggggaggggggggacTAGTGGGGGGTGAAATACCCTGAGCTGGATTGGTCTGACACATGGTTTCCTACCATACCTACAGGAGAAGATTGGCGAGCTGGTGAAGAAGATGCTGGAGAGTTTTGGGACCCAACGCTATATTGCCAACCTGGGCCATGGCCTCTACCCTGACATGAACCCTGAACACGTGGGTGCCTTTGTGGAAGCCGTGCATGCTCATTCCCGTCATATCAACAAGCACAGCTGAGCCtgggccctggggacaggactCTGGTTTGGGCACAGTCACCCATGTTGTCAGGGGGCTCACTCtaggctgggctgcagcattAAACCAGGaccttctctgcagcagccGTGTGACTCTGGCTGGGGGATGGGGAACTGGACAGCCCTGAAGGAGTTGGGAAGTCATGGCAGGCTGCTAGAGGAGCATGTGCAGTGAGGGGGAGTCCCTGAGCCCTATCCTGCAGGTCAAAATGGGGAAACAGGGATGGCAGAAAATTGTGGAGGGTGcctctccctgccaggctgcagaggaTGTGAGCCCAGGTTACAACAGCCATCTGAGGATGGCTGTGCTTAGCCCTGCTAGGGAAGGTGAGCTGCCTGAGGCTGGCAGAGTCACAGCCTGGGAGCTTGGGGCTCACAGCCCACCACTGGCAGATTCAGCATTAGCTGTCCCACAGTGCTGCTCAGGTTGGAATGGGCAATGTGTCCTCAAACCAGAGTAGTCTCAAGGGGCTGGGAGACACAGCGGGACTCACCTGGGAGACAGCTGGCAAAGTGGCAGGAGAACCTCTGACACAGCGCCACCAGCACCCTGCCACACTggctgggatggcagcagagGCACCCTGgccttcctcctccagctcctaAAGCCTCTTTAGGTCCTAGAGTGTTCTCACATGTACACCTCCCATCTCCTCTGATCCTCGGGGCCAAGCTTGCCTGGGCTCAGCAAACCCTGCAAAAAGCAGCCCAGAAACCTTGAGTTACAGCTCCTTGCCACCCCATCCCACACTGCAGCACACTCACTGTGGTCCAGGTTGGCAGCAGGATGGATTTAGACATGGGCAGAAATGCTGTTCTAGCTGGCATGGATAGGGCAGTGTCTCCATCATGGGCAAGGACCTGATAACACTGTACATAGCAGGGAATTGCACAAAGAAGCAGCCAGGGTCccttgtccctgctctgtcctcctCCTTGGGGCACAGGAGCTGGCTAGCACAGGAGGCTGTGACTCTGCTCTGCACAAGTGTGGTGACCACCCCTGACTTCAGAGAAAGGCAGACACAAGTGAGAGACACAGGTGGTAATGTTCATCCCTTTTATTATTAAACATCAGATGAAGAGGTcgcacacacacatacacgCACGCAcgcaaaacaaaacaaaacaaaacaaaaaaaagggggaaggaaaaaagagagaaacagactGGTTGAAGACTGCTATTTTGGTGGCGACACAGACCGAGTACAATTGGGTTCCTGGCCAGAGCGCAGACATGAGTCACTTGCCAAAAAATGAAACCAGACAGCAGATAACTAGCGCACATTCTCTAACTACAAGTCACCATCCAGACTGGCCCTggccccccagccctcccaaCCTGCTGGCAAAATAACGAACCAAAACTGAAGAGCCACCGGCCCAGGGCTGGAGTGTGCCCCCAGTGCGGAGCGAGCCAGGAAGGGCCGAGCGTTGGCTGCACCAGGGAATTGGGAACGGTGCTGGAAGGCGACGCAGCTGCCCCTCCCTCCCCTGGAGCCGGCAGCCCTGGTGCCCGCCCAGGCACTCCACCCTTCACCCACCCTGCGATGGGCTGAGTCCTCCATCGCCAGCATCTGCATGTGTCCGAGCAAGCATCGTCCCGAGGTCCTTCCTTCACTATCCTCCAGCGccgggctgctgctcctccatccatctgtctgtccatcccAGGGCTGTGAGTTGAGTAGATGTTCGCCTCCCCCCCACACCCTTCTTGCTGCTGACGATGCCATGGGAACCTGAGAAATGTTCGCGTGCCTCCTCCTCTTTTTGTCTGTggttttgtgtgggttttttaaataatagttataataataataacaataataataataatagcaataataaaaataatcgCCCCAGCCCACAACAATTTCAAGTATCCCCCaaataaaagacagaattataaataattataactTTACAATTTAATAATTGACACATATACTATAGTATTTACAGTatcataaatgcttttttttgtgttacttTTAGTAAGCAATCCCTGAGAACAGTTacttttacttgtttttattgAAGTATCTTCACAAATAGAGGAGTTTGCATGTCTCGGGCGGGCGGGAGAAGCACTCTGCAAAGCCATCGCTTTTGGTGACGCATGAGGTTCTAGTGTCGCAGGTTTCTTTGCTcgttttttgttttcctttttttttttgttttttccttttttttgttaaattccccacataattttaaagatttttcactTTGCAACCTTCGTATCCCTCCAGCGACCACGTCCTTCAGGAAAGAGGTATTAGATTTCCAGGTTAGCTTTTGGTATTGgcaagggagggcagggggctgAGTAA carries:
- the UROD gene encoding uroporphyrinogen decarboxylase, coding for MEGGERLLPKGFPKLKNDTFLRAARGEETEHTPVWCMRQAGRYLPEFLETRASQDFFATCRSPKLCCELTLQPLRRFPLDAAIIFSDILVVPQALGMEVVMVPGKGPTFTEPLKEVEDLLKLRQKVDVTAELGYVFQAITLTRHSLEGKVPLIGFSGAPWTLMSYMIEGGGSTTMAKAKSWLYRHPEASHRLLRLLADVIIDYLVGQVAAGAQALQLFESHAGHLGPELFQDFALPYIRDIAQAVKSKLKEEALPLVPMIIFAKDAHYALRDLAHAGYEVVGLDWTIRPQEARAQVGKEVTLQGNLDPCALYAPKEKIGELVKKMLESFGTQRYIANLGHGLYPDMNPEHVGAFVEAVHAHSRHINKHS